In Streptomyces sclerotialus, one genomic interval encodes:
- a CDS encoding membrane protein has translation MSTLIWVVVALVVVGVYLSWTAGRLDRLHARIDAARAALDAQLLRRASVAQELGTSGILDPAASIVLYQAAHEARQAEEDQREVAESALTQALRAVFDEAEQVDAVREAPGGEQTLAELNAAVRRVPMARRFHNDAVRAARAVRRHRVVRWFRLAGHAPFPMAFEMDDEAPAGLAERTAA, from the coding sequence GTGAGTACTCTCATCTGGGTCGTCGTGGCCCTCGTTGTCGTCGGCGTGTACCTGAGCTGGACAGCCGGCAGGCTGGACCGGCTGCACGCGCGTATCGACGCCGCCCGCGCCGCGCTGGACGCGCAGTTGCTGCGGCGCGCGTCCGTCGCGCAGGAGCTCGGGACGTCCGGCATCCTCGACCCCGCCGCCTCGATCGTGCTGTACCAGGCGGCACACGAGGCTCGGCAGGCGGAGGAGGACCAGCGGGAGGTCGCGGAGAGCGCGCTCACCCAGGCGCTGCGCGCGGTCTTCGACGAGGCCGAGCAGGTCGACGCCGTACGCGAGGCGCCCGGCGGTGAGCAGACGCTCGCGGAGCTGAACGCGGCCGTGCGGCGGGTTCCGATGGCCCGGCGCTTCCACAACGACGCCGTACGCGCGGCCCGGGCCGTGCGCCGGCACCGGGTCGTACGGTGGTTCCGCCTCGCGGGCCACGCCCCGTTCCCGATGGCCTTCGAGATGGACGACGAGGCCCCGGCGGGCCTGGCGGAGCGCACGGCGGCCTGA
- the ruvA gene encoding Holliday junction branch migration protein RuvA: MIAFVSGPVAALAPDAAVVEVGGIGMAVQCTPGTLSGLRIGEQTRLATSLVVREDSLTLYGFADDDERQTFELLQTASGVGPRLAQAMLAVHSPDALRRAVASGDEKALTAVPGIGKKGAQKLLLELKDRLGEPVGSAGPAIGSPVTAGWRDQLHAALIGLGYATREADEAVGAVAPQAEAAVADGGTPQVSQLLKAALQSLNRAR, encoded by the coding sequence ATGATCGCCTTCGTCTCCGGCCCGGTCGCGGCCCTCGCCCCCGACGCCGCCGTCGTCGAGGTCGGCGGCATCGGCATGGCCGTCCAGTGCACGCCCGGCACCCTGTCGGGGCTGCGCATAGGGGAGCAGACCCGGCTCGCCACCTCCCTCGTCGTACGGGAGGACAGCCTCACGCTGTACGGCTTCGCGGACGACGACGAGCGGCAGACGTTCGAGCTGCTGCAGACGGCGAGCGGCGTCGGCCCGCGGCTGGCGCAGGCGATGCTCGCGGTGCACAGTCCGGATGCGCTGCGGCGCGCGGTCGCGTCCGGCGATGAGAAGGCGCTGACCGCCGTGCCCGGTATCGGCAAGAAGGGCGCGCAGAAGCTGCTGCTGGAGCTGAAGGACCGCCTCGGCGAGCCGGTCGGCAGCGCCGGGCCCGCGATCGGCAGCCCGGTCACGGCCGGCTGGCGCGACCAGCTGCACGCCGCGCTCATCGGCCTCGGGTACGCCACCCGGGAGGCCGACGAGGCGGTGGGCGCGGTCGCCCCGCAGGCCGAGGCGGCCGTGGCGGACGGCGGGACGCCGCAGGTCTCGCAGCTTCTGAAGGCGGCGCTGCAGTCGCTGAACCGGGCCCGCTGA
- the pdxS gene encoding pyridoxal 5'-phosphate synthase lyase subunit PdxS: protein MSTTPTTPQSPETGTARVKRGMAEQLKGGVIMDVVTPEEAKIAEDAGAVAVMALERVPADIRKDGGVARMSDPDMIDGIINAVSIPVMAKSRIGHFVEAQVLQSLGVDYIDESEVLTPADEVNHSDKWAFTTPFVCGATNLGEALRRIAEGAAMIRSKGEAGTGNVVEAVRHLRQIKGEIAKLRGCDNNELYAAAKELRAPYELVKEVAELGKLPVVLFSAGGVATPADAALMRQLGAEGVFVGSGIFKSGDPAKRAAAIVKATTFYDDPKVIADASRDLGEAMVGINCDTLPEAERYANRGW, encoded by the coding sequence GTGTCCACCACGCCCACCACGCCCCAGTCCCCGGAGACCGGAACCGCCCGCGTCAAGCGCGGCATGGCCGAGCAGCTCAAGGGCGGCGTGATCATGGACGTCGTCACGCCGGAAGAGGCGAAGATCGCCGAGGACGCCGGCGCCGTGGCGGTCATGGCCCTCGAGCGCGTCCCCGCGGACATCCGCAAGGACGGCGGCGTGGCACGGATGTCCGACCCGGACATGATCGACGGCATCATCAACGCCGTCTCCATCCCCGTCATGGCCAAGTCCCGCATCGGCCACTTCGTCGAGGCCCAGGTCCTGCAGTCGCTCGGCGTGGACTACATCGACGAGTCCGAGGTCCTCACCCCCGCCGACGAGGTCAACCACTCCGACAAGTGGGCCTTCACCACCCCCTTCGTGTGCGGTGCCACCAACCTCGGTGAGGCCCTGCGCCGTATCGCCGAGGGTGCGGCGATGATCCGCTCCAAGGGCGAGGCCGGCACCGGCAACGTCGTCGAGGCCGTCCGCCACCTCCGCCAGATCAAGGGCGAGATCGCCAAGCTGCGCGGCTGCGACAACAACGAGCTGTACGCCGCCGCCAAGGAGCTGCGCGCCCCGTACGAGCTGGTCAAGGAGGTCGCGGAGCTGGGCAAGCTGCCGGTCGTCCTGTTCTCCGCCGGTGGTGTGGCCACCCCGGCCGACGCCGCGCTGATGCGTCAGCTCGGCGCCGAGGGCGTCTTCGTCGGCTCCGGCATCTTCAAGTCCGGCGACCCGGCCAAGCGCGCCGCCGCGATCGTGAAGGCCACCACCTTCTACGACGACCCGAAGGTCATCGCCGACGCCTCCCGCGACCTGGGCGAGGCCATGGTCGGCATCAACTGCGACACCCTCCCCGAGGCGGAGCGGTACGCGAACCGCGGCTGGTAA
- a CDS encoding YebC/PmpR family DNA-binding transcriptional regulator codes for MSGHSKWATTKHKKAVIDAKRGKLFAKLIKNIEVAARMGGVDLDGNPTLYDAVQKAKKQSVPNKNIDSAIKRGGGLEAGGADYETIMYEGYGPNGVAVLIECLTDNRNRAASDVRVAMTRNGGSMADPGSVSYLFNRKGVVIVPKGELSEDDVLGAVLDAGAEEVNDLGETFEVLSEATDLVAVRTALQEAGIDYDSADTNFVPTMQVELDEEGAKKIFKLIDALEDSDDVQNVFANFDVSDEVMAKVDA; via the coding sequence ATGTCCGGCCACTCTAAATGGGCTACGACGAAGCACAAGAAGGCCGTGATCGATGCCAAGCGCGGCAAGCTCTTCGCGAAGCTGATCAAGAACATCGAGGTCGCGGCGCGCATGGGCGGCGTCGACCTGGACGGTAACCCGACGCTGTACGACGCCGTGCAGAAGGCGAAGAAGCAGTCGGTCCCGAACAAGAACATCGACTCCGCGATCAAGCGTGGCGGCGGTCTCGAAGCCGGTGGTGCCGACTACGAGACGATCATGTACGAGGGTTACGGTCCGAACGGTGTCGCGGTGCTCATCGAGTGCCTCACCGACAACCGCAACCGTGCCGCCTCGGACGTGCGCGTCGCCATGACCCGCAACGGCGGCTCCATGGCCGACCCGGGTTCGGTGTCGTACCTGTTCAACCGCAAGGGCGTCGTCATCGTCCCCAAGGGCGAGCTCTCCGAGGACGACGTGCTCGGCGCGGTGCTGGACGCGGGTGCCGAAGAGGTCAACGACCTCGGCGAGACCTTCGAGGTGCTGAGCGAGGCGACCGACCTGGTCGCGGTCCGTACCGCGCTCCAGGAGGCCGGTATCGACTACGACTCGGCCGACACCAACTTCGTCCCGACCATGCAGGTCGAGCTGGACGAGGAAGGCGCGAAGAAGATCTTCAAGCTCATCGACGCGCTGGAGGACAGCGACGACGTCCAGAACGTCTTCGCCAACTTCGACGTCTCGGACGAGGTCATGGCGAAGGTGGACGCGTAA
- the secD gene encoding protein translocase subunit SecD, producing the protein MAAPNKGRRSPAAQGRPGRALVLILVVIAALVGGMFYSGTMTPRLGIDLAGGTSFTLEAQNMPGKPNAINETNMKTAADIMNQRVNGLGVSEAEVQTQGTNHIIVNIPKGTDAKQAREQIGTTAQLGFRTVLTAAAATKTPTPGTSESPKAGSGEKEKGDGGSSASATPSGKPTTQGRAVSDALKKDDAPSGTATPSASKTPSVPPAQQQPQGADIPAALQKKLAALDCSTKKGRADAAAQAARAKPSEQIVACEKDGSRKYALGPVKVQGTEVDDAKAIFDQQNGQGWIVQMNFNSKGGKAFLDQTTQLASQAPPQNQFGIVLDGSVVSSPQVTKPIPGGNAQISGGFTQQSAEDLGNMLSYGALPLSFKIADETTVTAALGGEQLNAGLIAGAIGLALVVIYLVAYYRGLSLVALASLVVSAVLTYTIMTLLGPAIGFALNLPAVCGAIVAIGITADSFIVYFERIRDEIREGRTLRPSVERAWPRARRTILVSDFVSFLAAAVLFIVTVGKVQGFAFTLGLTTLLDVVVVFFFTKPLMTLLARRKFFYSGHPWSGLDPTRLGAKPPLRRGRRTSAPIETKEA; encoded by the coding sequence GTGGCAGCACCGAACAAGGGCCGAAGGTCGCCTGCGGCCCAGGGCAGGCCGGGGCGCGCCCTGGTCCTGATCCTGGTGGTCATCGCGGCGCTGGTCGGGGGGATGTTCTACTCCGGCACGATGACGCCGCGACTGGGCATCGACCTCGCGGGTGGTACGAGCTTCACGCTGGAAGCCCAGAACATGCCGGGCAAGCCCAACGCGATCAACGAGACCAACATGAAGACCGCGGCTGACATCATGAATCAGCGGGTCAACGGTCTCGGCGTCTCCGAGGCCGAGGTGCAGACGCAGGGCACCAACCACATCATCGTGAACATCCCCAAGGGGACGGACGCGAAGCAGGCCCGGGAGCAGATCGGCACCACTGCCCAGCTCGGCTTCCGTACGGTGCTCACCGCCGCGGCCGCGACGAAGACGCCCACGCCGGGCACCTCCGAGAGCCCCAAGGCCGGCAGCGGCGAGAAGGAGAAGGGCGACGGCGGCAGCTCCGCCTCGGCCACCCCCTCCGGCAAGCCCACCACCCAGGGCCGCGCCGTCAGTGACGCGCTGAAGAAGGACGACGCCCCTTCGGGCACCGCCACGCCGTCCGCCTCCAAGACGCCCAGCGTCCCCCCGGCCCAGCAGCAGCCCCAGGGTGCCGACATCCCCGCGGCGCTGCAGAAGAAGCTCGCGGCGCTGGACTGCTCCACCAAGAAGGGCCGCGCGGACGCCGCGGCGCAGGCCGCCCGTGCCAAGCCCAGCGAGCAGATCGTCGCCTGTGAGAAGGACGGCTCGCGGAAGTATGCCCTCGGCCCGGTCAAGGTCCAGGGCACCGAGGTGGACGACGCGAAGGCCATCTTCGACCAGCAGAACGGCCAGGGCTGGATCGTCCAGATGAACTTCAACTCCAAGGGGGGCAAGGCGTTCCTGGACCAGACCACGCAGCTGGCGTCCCAGGCCCCTCCGCAGAACCAGTTCGGCATCGTCCTGGACGGCAGCGTCGTCTCCAGCCCCCAGGTGACCAAGCCGATCCCGGGCGGTAACGCCCAGATCAGCGGCGGCTTCACCCAGCAGTCCGCCGAGGACCTCGGCAACATGCTGTCCTACGGTGCCCTGCCGCTCTCCTTCAAGATCGCGGACGAGACCACCGTCACCGCGGCCCTCGGCGGCGAGCAGCTGAACGCCGGTCTGATCGCGGGCGCCATCGGCCTCGCCCTGGTCGTGATCTACCTCGTCGCCTACTACCGCGGTCTGTCGCTGGTCGCGCTGGCCAGCCTCGTGGTGTCGGCGGTCCTGACGTACACGATCATGACGCTGCTCGGCCCGGCCATCGGGTTCGCGCTGAACCTCCCGGCCGTGTGCGGTGCGATCGTGGCGATCGGTATCACCGCCGACTCCTTCATCGTGTACTTCGAACGCATCCGGGACGAGATCCGGGAGGGCCGTACGCTGCGGCCGTCCGTCGAGCGGGCCTGGCCGCGCGCCCGGCGCACGATCCTGGTCTCGGACTTCGTGTCGTTCCTGGCCGCCGCCGTGCTCTTCATCGTCACGGTCGGCAAGGTGCAGGGCTTCGCGTTCACGCTCGGCCTGACGACCCTGCTGGACGTCGTGGTGGTCTTCTTCTTCACCAAGCCGCTGATGACGCTGCTGGCCCGGCGGAAGTTCTTCTACTCCGGGCACCCCTGGTCGGGTCTGGATCCCACGCGCCTCGGCGCGAAGCCGCCGCTGCGCCGCGGCCGGCGCACCTCCGCCCCCATCGAGACGAAGGAGGCGTGA
- the yajC gene encoding preprotein translocase subunit YajC — protein sequence MNIMTLLPFIVLIGAMFLMTRSAKKKQQAAVQMRNEMQPGTGIRTIGGMYATVKEIHDDTVLLEVAPGVHALYAKNAVGAVLPDDEYNRIIDGAEKGTVVPDDLSSLTGASAVNDADDDTTGKGDAAEKIDLGKEAPAEKADADEPKADAAPAEDADAKAAEAKDAKKDGGADAK from the coding sequence GTGAATATCATGACCCTCCTCCCGTTCATCGTGCTCATCGGGGCCATGTTCCTGATGACCCGCTCCGCCAAGAAGAAGCAGCAGGCGGCAGTGCAGATGCGGAACGAAATGCAGCCCGGCACCGGCATCCGCACGATCGGGGGCATGTACGCCACCGTCAAGGAGATCCACGACGACACGGTCCTCCTCGAGGTGGCCCCGGGTGTGCACGCGCTGTACGCGAAGAACGCCGTCGGCGCCGTGCTGCCCGACGACGAGTACAACCGCATCATCGACGGCGCCGAGAAGGGCACCGTCGTCCCGGACGACCTGTCCTCCCTGACCGGCGCCTCGGCCGTCAACGACGCCGACGACGACACCACCGGCAAGGGTGACGCCGCCGAGAAGATCGACCTGGGCAAGGAAGCTCCCGCGGAGAAGGCCGACGCCGACGAGCCGAAGGCCGACGCGGCCCCGGCCGAGGACGCCGACGCCAAGGCCGCCGAGGCCAAGGACGCCAAGAAGGACGGCGGCGCCGACGCGAAGTAG
- a CDS encoding glycosyltransferase family 4 protein: protein MRIGIVCPYSWDVPGGVQFHIRDLAEHLIRLGHEVSVLAPADDETPLPPYVVSAGRAVPVPYNGSVARLNFGFLSAARVRRWLHDGAFEVIHIHEPASPSLGLLACWAAQGPIVATFHTSNPRSRAMIAAYPILQPALEKISARIAVSEYARRTLVEHLGGDAVVIPNGVDVGFFARAEPKKEWQGRTIGFIGRIDEPRKGLPVLMKALPEILAEVPDARLLVAGRGDEKEAVADLPAEFRDRVEFLGMVSDEDKARLLRSVDLYVAPNTGGESFGIILVEAMSAAAPVLASDLDAFAQVLDQGEAGELFANEDASALAAAAIRLLRDPSRLAELRERGSRHVRRFDWSTVGADILAVYETVTDGAASVDTDERVGLRARWGLARD, encoded by the coding sequence GTGAGGATCGGCATCGTCTGCCCCTATTCGTGGGACGTCCCTGGCGGCGTCCAGTTCCACATCCGCGACCTCGCCGAGCACCTGATCCGGCTCGGCCACGAGGTCTCGGTACTCGCTCCGGCGGACGACGAGACCCCCCTCCCGCCGTACGTCGTCTCCGCCGGACGTGCCGTCCCCGTCCCGTACAACGGTTCGGTCGCGCGGCTCAACTTCGGCTTCCTCTCCGCCGCGCGGGTGCGGCGCTGGCTGCACGACGGCGCGTTCGAGGTCATCCACATCCACGAACCGGCGTCGCCCTCGCTCGGCCTGCTGGCCTGCTGGGCGGCCCAGGGGCCCATCGTGGCCACCTTCCACACCTCCAACCCGCGCTCCCGCGCCATGATCGCCGCGTACCCGATCCTCCAGCCCGCCCTGGAGAAGATCAGCGCCCGGATCGCGGTGAGCGAGTACGCCCGGCGGACGCTGGTGGAGCACCTCGGCGGCGACGCGGTCGTCATCCCCAACGGTGTCGACGTCGGCTTCTTCGCCCGCGCCGAGCCGAAGAAGGAGTGGCAGGGCCGGACCATCGGCTTCATAGGCCGCATCGACGAGCCCCGTAAGGGCCTCCCCGTCCTCATGAAGGCGCTGCCCGAGATCCTCGCCGAGGTACCCGACGCGCGCCTCCTCGTCGCCGGCCGCGGCGACGAGAAGGAAGCGGTCGCGGACCTTCCTGCGGAGTTCCGTGATCGCGTCGAGTTCCTCGGCATGGTGAGCGACGAGGACAAGGCCCGCCTGCTGCGGAGCGTCGACCTGTACGTCGCGCCCAACACCGGCGGCGAGTCCTTCGGCATCATCCTCGTCGAGGCGATGTCGGCGGCGGCGCCCGTCCTCGCCAGCGACCTCGACGCGTTCGCGCAGGTGCTGGACCAGGGGGAGGCGGGGGAGCTGTTCGCCAACGAGGATGCGTCCGCGCTCGCCGCGGCTGCCATCCGGCTTCTCCGCGACCCCTCCCGCCTCGCCGAACTGCGCGAGCGCGGCAGCCGCCACGTACGGCGGTTCGACTGGTCGACGGTGGGGGCTGACATCCTCGCCGTGTACGAGACCGTGACGGACGGGGCAGCGTCCGTGGACACGGACGAGCGGGTGGGGCTCCGGGCCCGGTGGGGGCTGGCGCGGGACTAG
- the pdxT gene encoding pyridoxal 5'-phosphate synthase glutaminase subunit PdxT, whose translation MSNSTPTIGVLALQGDVREHLTALASADALARPVRRPEELDELDGLVIPGGESTTMSKLAGVFGMLEPLRAFIRAGKPVYGTCAGMIMVAEKILDGREDQETFGGVDMIVRRNAFGRQNESFEAAVDVAGIDGGPVEGVFIRAPWVESVGAEVEVLAEHGGHTVAVRQGNVLATSFHPELTGDHRVHAFFVDMVRHAV comes from the coding sequence ATGAGCAACAGCACCCCCACCATCGGCGTGCTGGCGCTGCAGGGCGACGTACGCGAGCACCTCACGGCGCTCGCGTCCGCCGATGCCCTGGCGCGCCCGGTGCGCCGCCCCGAGGAACTGGACGAACTCGACGGCCTGGTCATCCCGGGTGGCGAGTCCACGACCATGTCCAAGCTGGCGGGCGTCTTCGGCATGCTGGAGCCGCTGCGCGCGTTCATCCGGGCGGGCAAGCCGGTGTACGGCACCTGCGCGGGCATGATCATGGTCGCGGAGAAGATCCTGGACGGCCGGGAGGACCAGGAGACGTTCGGCGGCGTCGACATGATCGTGCGCCGTAACGCCTTCGGGCGACAGAACGAGTCCTTCGAGGCGGCGGTCGACGTCGCCGGGATCGACGGCGGACCGGTCGAGGGCGTCTTCATCCGCGCGCCCTGGGTCGAGTCGGTCGGCGCCGAGGTCGAGGTACTGGCCGAGCACGGCGGGCACACGGTGGCCGTCCGGCAGGGTAACGTCCTCGCCACGTCCTTCCATCCGGAGCTCACCGGTGACCACCGGGTCCACGCGTTCTTCGTGGACATGGTGCGTCACGCGGTGTGA
- the ruvB gene encoding Holliday junction branch migration DNA helicase RuvB: MNWDDSTDTADGQDPGLPPGGADRLVGADADGEDTAVEAALRPKDLEEFVGQERVREQLDLVLRAARARGATADHVLLSGAPGLGKTTLSMIIAAEMGAPIRITSGPAIQHAGDLAAILSSLQEGEVLFLDEIHRMSRPAEEMLYMAMEDFRVDVIVGKGPGATAIPLELPPFTLVGATTRAGLLPPPLRDRFGFTGHMEFYAPQELERVIHRSAGLLDVDIETEGAAEIAGRSRGTPRIANRLLRRVRDYAQVKADGLITREVAAQALDVYEVDGRGLDRLDRAVLTALLKLFSGGPVGLSTLAVAVGEERETVEEVAEPFLVREGLLARTPRGRIATPAAWTHMGLVPPQQKTGGNGQQGLFGA, translated from the coding sequence GTGAACTGGGACGACAGCACCGACACCGCGGACGGACAGGACCCCGGCCTGCCGCCGGGCGGCGCCGACCGGCTGGTCGGCGCGGACGCCGACGGTGAGGACACGGCTGTCGAGGCCGCGCTGCGCCCGAAGGACCTGGAGGAGTTCGTCGGCCAGGAGCGGGTGCGCGAGCAGCTGGATCTCGTGCTGCGGGCCGCGCGGGCGCGCGGCGCCACCGCCGACCACGTGCTGCTCTCCGGTGCCCCGGGTCTCGGCAAGACCACCCTCTCGATGATCATCGCGGCGGAGATGGGCGCCCCGATCCGTATCACCTCCGGACCGGCGATCCAGCACGCCGGCGATCTCGCCGCGATCCTCTCCTCGCTCCAGGAGGGCGAGGTGCTTTTCCTGGACGAGATCCACCGGATGTCGCGGCCCGCTGAGGAAATGCTCTACATGGCGATGGAGGACTTCCGGGTCGACGTCATCGTGGGCAAGGGGCCGGGCGCCACCGCCATTCCGCTGGAGCTGCCGCCGTTCACGCTGGTCGGGGCCACGACGCGGGCCGGGCTGCTGCCCCCGCCGCTGCGCGACCGCTTCGGCTTCACCGGGCACATGGAGTTCTACGCGCCGCAGGAGCTGGAGCGGGTCATCCACCGCTCGGCGGGCCTGCTGGATGTCGACATAGAGACCGAGGGTGCCGCGGAGATCGCCGGCCGGTCGCGCGGTACGCCCCGTATCGCCAACCGTCTGCTGCGCCGCGTACGGGACTACGCCCAGGTCAAGGCGGACGGCCTGATCACCCGCGAGGTCGCGGCGCAGGCCCTGGACGTGTACGAGGTCGACGGGCGGGGCCTGGACCGGCTGGACCGCGCGGTGCTCACGGCGCTGCTCAAGCTGTTCAGCGGCGGGCCCGTGGGTCTGTCGACCCTGGCGGTGGCCGTGGGGGAGGAGCGTGAGACGGTCGAGGAGGTCGCCGAGCCGTTCCTCGTCCGTGAGGGACTGCTCGCGCGCACCCCCCGTGGCCGCATCGCCACGCCTGCCGCATGGACGCACATGGGGCTGGTGCCGCCGCAGCAGAAGACGGGCGGAAACGGACAGCAGGGGCTGTTCGGGGCGTGA